The following coding sequences lie in one Mycobacterium gordonae genomic window:
- a CDS encoding tetratricopeptide repeat protein produces the protein MTTAPELARAATIAARPQPLGAFPLPLGFLLIPPGAENVRAALLDGNEPHEWPQQHRGLELAHGGDVDAALEHLTTGDPVTRYNRFVLQPEGVDTDTLRADLGEFGVLVDLVLFTVGHRDTPPDADGATGELAAVVLAAQASQALAEGNPLKARALLERAAEAAATVSRCLEGTMIAAAGSICRDLNDPSAQQHLERALRLLDGAEGLRIARAELHLTVAGLIHERAQDNPGLLAQAIPHYHSALQLVLREEAPLLWASAHANLATAYLTMPMVEASGQLRLGVAAQSLRSALKVYTPEDYPEQWASVQLNLANSLVYTPSKHQADNLIEAVELYEGVLAARGRETDPLGRARVLANQGNALAHLGVFDQAKAKLYEARFLFEEQQDDDSVRAVRGVLDEIARQLALSRTGDER, from the coding sequence ATGACCACAGCGCCTGAGTTAGCCCGAGCGGCGACCATCGCGGCCCGGCCCCAACCGCTTGGCGCCTTTCCGCTGCCGCTGGGCTTTCTACTGATCCCACCGGGTGCCGAGAACGTGCGAGCGGCCCTGTTGGATGGCAACGAGCCGCACGAGTGGCCGCAACAGCATCGTGGGCTTGAGCTCGCGCACGGCGGTGACGTCGACGCGGCTCTGGAGCACCTCACCACCGGCGATCCCGTCACCCGCTACAACCGGTTCGTGCTGCAACCCGAGGGTGTGGACACCGACACGTTGCGGGCCGATCTGGGCGAGTTCGGCGTACTGGTCGACCTGGTGCTGTTCACCGTCGGTCACCGGGACACCCCGCCCGACGCCGACGGTGCGACGGGGGAACTGGCTGCCGTCGTCCTCGCCGCACAAGCGAGTCAGGCTCTGGCCGAAGGCAATCCGCTCAAGGCCAGGGCCCTGCTGGAGCGTGCCGCCGAGGCTGCTGCGACGGTGTCGCGGTGTCTCGAGGGCACCATGATTGCGGCGGCCGGATCGATTTGCCGCGACCTCAACGACCCGTCGGCCCAGCAGCATCTCGAGCGCGCACTGCGGCTCCTCGACGGCGCCGAAGGTCTGCGCATCGCGCGCGCCGAGCTGCACCTCACCGTGGCCGGGCTGATTCATGAACGTGCGCAGGACAACCCGGGGCTGCTGGCACAGGCGATCCCGCATTATCACTCCGCGCTGCAGCTGGTGTTGCGGGAAGAAGCGCCCCTGCTGTGGGCGTCCGCGCATGCCAACCTCGCCACGGCTTACCTCACCATGCCGATGGTGGAGGCCTCCGGCCAGCTGCGCCTGGGTGTCGCGGCGCAATCGCTGCGCTCGGCGCTGAAGGTCTACACGCCCGAGGACTATCCCGAGCAGTGGGCCAGCGTCCAACTGAACCTCGCCAACTCCCTGGTCTACACGCCGTCGAAGCACCAGGCCGACAATCTCATCGAGGCGGTGGAACTCTACGAAGGCGTGCTCGCGGCGCGGGGCCGCGAGACCGACCCGCTGGGTCGGGCCCGGGTGCTGGCCAACCAGGGTAACGCGCTTGCTCACCTCGGCGTTTTCGACCAGGCCAAGGCCAAGCTGTACGAGGCGAGGTTTCTGTTCGAGGAGCAACAGGACGACGACTCGGTGCGGGCGGTGCGCGGTGTGCTCGACGAAATCGCCCGCCAGCTGGCGCTTTCCCGGACCGGAGACGAACGATGA